The following DNA comes from Chitinophaga nivalis.
TAAACAAATAAAAATCGCTGAATACCACCGCAAATGCTGTTTTGTAGTCCGCGTAATTATCTTCATTGACAAGGGCATCATTCAACCGGATTTCACCGGCTGTTGGCAGATGTATACCTAATACCGTATGCAAAAAGGTAGTTTTACCACTACCATTGCCACCATAAATAAAAACAGCTTCTCCTTTTCTGGCGTTAAAATTAATGGGGCCTATGCCAAAAGTCCCTGCTGCTTCGCTGTAATGAAAGGTTAAATCTGTTACAGTAATCTGGTCGAATGCTGCTTTTGAAATATATTGCTTAGCCATGGGATTACTAAACCGCGCCGCTTCCAGCTCCTCTTTCAGATCTACCAGATGATTGGCGGCGATCTTAGCCCTGGCCAGTGTGGGCAATAGTGACATCATTATTTCAAGAGAGCCTAATAAATAGAGCAACGTAAAAACAAAACTCACCACTTTTCCGGTTCCAATGTTCAGGGTCACACTAAAAACAAGCAATATAACAGTAACTAATATATAAAACAATACCCGCCCCACAATCTGGTTGTTCAGAAACCCCGTAAAGGCCACAGTATTATCGCGACAAGTCTCGTCGGCAATCCCCAGAATCTTTCCTTCATAGACAGCTTTGCCTTTTTTAGGCTCCATGTATATTTCCTTAAAGCCTTTCAGAATCGTGTCGAAATGCTCCAGAAATTTATTTTCCAGATCGCGGGCATGGGCAAACTGCTGCAGGTTTTTACGGGTACGGAGATGATAGATGGCCGTACCGGCGATGCCTACTCCCAGCGTAGCCAGGAACAATATCCAGGAAATGAAGCCCAGGTAAACCAGACAGGAAAATACCAGGATGGAAGCGGTAAAAAAATCAATGATGTTCAGTGATGTCTGTGTTAATACATTCACATCATGTACCAGTGCCGCATAGATTTTATGCTTTCGGTCTGTTAACTGCCGGTAGTCTGCCTGGAGTACCTGCGACAGTATTTGTTTCCGGAGACTCCAGAATAATAATTGCGACAGTTGGATGATACTATAGGAAAGTGTTCTTCTTGTCCAGATAAAAAACAGGATAATCAATGCAAAAATAAACAGGTACTGCTGACTGATGACAGTATACTGCCCCGTTGCTATCTCTCCAATGATCCTGGTCACCAGGTGAATGAACAGAAAATTGCACAGACCGGAAATGATGCCCAGTAATATATTCATGCCCAGTTTCCATTTCCCGGCAAGGGGCAATATTAGTTTTAATACGCGCTGCATGTTTGTTTGTTAAAGCATGATGTTAAGCAGGTACGCCTACTACTTTTTCAATACACAGATCCAGTACATTTGCGATCTGATCGCATTCTTCCTGGTTAATGATCAGCGGAGGACTGATCAGGATATGATCGCCGGTAAATCCGTCATTGGTACCTTTACCCGGGTATAATACCACTCCTTCTTCCATGGCCAGCTCCCCGATCCGTTTGGCGATATTCATTTCAGGCGGAAATGGTTTTTTAGTGACCTTATCCTGTACCAGCTCAATGCCCAGCAATAATCCTTCGCCCCGTACATCTCCTACAATATCATGTTTATACAGGTACTGCAGTTTTTCTTTCAGGTAACGGCCCTGGATTTCGGCCTTCTGTACCAGGTTTTGTTCTGCTATGTAAGTGAGTACAAACCGGCCGATAGCAGCACCCAGCGGGTTACAGGCATAGGTATGGCCACCGAGGAAGGGTAGATTCTGTTGTACAAAAGGCTCCATCACCTCCCTGGAGGCCAGCACGGCCGACAGTGGGAAATATCCGCCACTGATACCTTTTCCGGCAGCAATGATATCGGGTATGACGTTGAACTTTTCTACGCCAAAACGGGTGCCTACCCTGCCGAATCCGGCGAGTACTTCATCTGAGATAAATAATAGTCCGTATTTCCGGCAGATGTGATACATCCGCTCCAGATAGCCGGGAGGGGCAGGTACCGCGCCCATTGCAGCTCCCACTACCGGTTCTGCAATAAAAGCCGCAAATGTGCCCGGGTCCCCCTCCAGCAACGTTTGTTCAAATTCATCGGCCAGCATATCCACATACGCTTCCTCATCCAGGTGATCTGGCTTCCGGTAGGTATTGGCAGCTGAAATGTGGGGAAAATGATTCATCCATTGATCGTAGATCTTTTTCCTGATGGGCATACCGCCAATGTCCAGCATAAAAACAGAGTTGCCATGGTAAGAGGTATGCCTGGAAACGATCTTATACCGTTTCTCATCTCCTTTTACGCGATGATACTGTAAAGCCAGTTTGATGGCGCTTTCCACCGCTTCGGTACCACTTGTCACCGTCCATACTTTGCTAAAACCCGGTGGCGCAAAATCCACCAGGGCATCAAAATAATCATCCACTACCCT
Coding sequences within:
- a CDS encoding cyclic peptide export ABC transporter, which encodes MQRVLKLILPLAGKWKLGMNILLGIISGLCNFLFIHLVTRIIGEIATGQYTVISQQYLFIFALIILFFIWTRRTLSYSIIQLSQLLFWSLRKQILSQVLQADYRQLTDRKHKIYAALVHDVNVLTQTSLNIIDFFTASILVFSCLVYLGFISWILFLATLGVGIAGTAIYHLRTRKNLQQFAHARDLENKFLEHFDTILKGFKEIYMEPKKGKAVYEGKILGIADETCRDNTVAFTGFLNNQIVGRVLFYILVTVILLVFSVTLNIGTGKVVSFVFTLLYLLGSLEIMMSLLPTLARAKIAANHLVDLKEELEAARFSNPMAKQYISKAAFDQITVTDLTFHYSEAAGTFGIGPINFNARKGEAVFIYGGNGSGKTTFLHTVLGIHLPTAGEIRLNDALVNEDNYADYKTAFAVVFSDFYLFNELHGVDKVDEEKWTRYLRLFELEGKVTLEGTRFSTTALSAGQRKRLALIAALMEDKPVLVLDEWAADQDPYFRKRFYKEILPALKQEGITIIAITHDDKYYTCADKLYKMDGGKLMAEAVNMHESGFVA
- a CDS encoding aminotransferase family protein; translated protein: MKSLIRSAVVCPDATKKYPAIVYGKGIYLYDESGKGYLDASSGSAAVSNLGYGIPEIAEIIREQSLKVSVLPTHVFSSRVVDDYFDALVDFAPPGFSKVWTVTSGTEAVESAIKLALQYHRVKGDEKRYKIVSRHTSYHGNSVFMLDIGGMPIRKKIYDQWMNHFPHISAANTYRKPDHLDEEAYVDMLADEFEQTLLEGDPGTFAAFIAEPVVGAAMGAVPAPPGYLERMYHICRKYGLLFISDEVLAGFGRVGTRFGVEKFNVIPDIIAAGKGISGGYFPLSAVLASREVMEPFVQQNLPFLGGHTYACNPLGAAIGRFVLTYIAEQNLVQKAEIQGRYLKEKLQYLYKHDIVGDVRGEGLLLGIELVQDKVTKKPFPPEMNIAKRIGELAMEEGVVLYPGKGTNDGFTGDHILISPPLIINQEECDQIANVLDLCIEKVVGVPA